One Xiphophorus hellerii strain 12219 chromosome 24, Xiphophorus_hellerii-4.1, whole genome shotgun sequence DNA window includes the following coding sequences:
- the tns1a gene encoding tensin isoform X4, producing the protein MEESYEVDLVYITERIISLSFPAAADERSYANNLKEVATMLRSKHGEHYLVLNLGEQRNDLTKLNHKVLEFGWPDHHAPALDKICSMCKAMDTWLSGDQRNVVLLHNKGNRGRTGVVVAAYMHYSNISASADQALDRFAMRRFYEDKALPVGQPSQRRYVQYFNGLLSGDIKINNKPLFLHHVIMHGIPNFESKGGCRPFLKIYQAMQPVYTSGIYNVQGDSNTSICITIEPGLLLKGDILLKCYHKRYRNPTRDVVFRVQFHTCAIHDLGVVFGKSELDETFKDGRFPEYGKVEFVFSYGPEKIRGLDHLENGPSVSVDYNTQDPLIRWDSYESFSHPSEDAVDTENDVGHTQGPLDGSLYARVRKKDSLEGVVTINGLPVLENSLTNTEGSLQQSNHHLQKTEQSLPVAGHTSLPAVDHTLSVSSDSGNSTASIKTDRTDEHSHSLHTAAGHNNSTTAHPTLSPQEKRELDQLLSGLEPPTQRQAYLSTSTSPGGGVRHLVPAQVHVNGGHTRILREPSKEERETDILDDELPNSQEGNSVDSLGTLSSLEGQATPASLYYQSQTPVGDQNDGPYLERNVLGEKLNEMPVHGVQTPTAMQERSVDSPSSQVGYNNYQNGGGMYRSQSIGIQPPSSPETNPKMMPKAPERSTSSREAVQRGLNHWHQHSLPDDPFGPPPQSTHSLPHFPTSASQRDIEQSIEALNMLMLDLDPINSHMSKSHSAPPGDNTLSSYQIPFSQTLARPSYQGDSAIHGYNNLGSMNSTSHQRQTGRVPAVPNQSPVTESPTYSPQRSNTGYPYQNTTPTHTPEPYLHQRQATHQYPIDTSANLNQQSPQKLINSASRVSHSPDLQGPSPYPGYSTSSSPLPTLTPQPKEMSSSPLPKEQDAEEENLNLEGLVAHRIAEYNARIRGISESMTSQQSDRHRSYSFSGVRSRGMTPEGTQETGRRRTTSEGHYQCGHDNVSASHSPDFANNLALNPGGRPREGLVHSYREAFEADEIGRHGNSSSFESSARSTPGLTKTPLSALGLKPHQQGESDSDCNNAQQDNRSTGDPRPQPFTVPLSFSSPVHNTDGRRTGSSDSAPHSPASPYANRPVSPEGSQVSIMGVHTVPGSPNTLHRTVATNTPPSPALQRRLGQASPSLTRHQPPSSPLIGRNAKTATAAVPASPLMGRRAASSGRSTPDELGAASRQGSAQPSPTPAFPVSPQLPEKRHMSSGDAERTDNRNLTPASGGSTPNLSGTHTLPDVSKSIYDGYPDIKMNVKFVQDTSRFWYKPDISREQAISLLKDREPGAFIIRDSHSFRGAYGLAMKVACPPPTVQQSKKAADMTNELVRHFLIETSPKGVRLKGCPNEPYFGCLSALVYQHAMTPLALPCKLMIPTKDPNEEALELATPTDPAVELLKQGAVQKVPEEAHACNVLFINSVDMESLTGPQAIAKAISQTLTTNPLPAATTVHFKVSMQGITLTDSQRKIFFRRHYPLTTVTYCDLDPQDRKWVKEGGGSVKLFGFVARKQGSTTDNVSHLFAELDPDQPASAIVSFVSKTLKR; encoded by the exons TGCTGACCAGGCGCTCGACAGGTTTGCCATGAGGCGATTCTACGAGGACAAAGCTCTTCCTGTCGGTCAGCCGTCACAGAGGAG GTATGTGCAGTACTTCAACGGCCTCCTGTCCGGAGACATCAAGATCAACAACAAGCCACTCTTCCTGCATCATGTCATCATGCACGGCATACCCAACTTTGAATCCAAAGGCG GATGCCGGCCGTTCCTGAAGATCTACCAGGCGATGCAGCCGGTCTACACATCCGGAATCTA CAATGTGCAGGGAGACAGCAACACCAGTATCTGCATCACTATAGAACCTGGGCTGCTTCTGAAAGGAGACATCCTG CTGAAATGTTACCATAAGAGATACAGGAACCcgaccagagacgtggtgttcaggGTCCAGTTCCACACCTGTGCCATCCACGACCTTGGGGTCGTTTTTGGGAAGTCGGAGCTTGATGAGACCTTCAAAG ATGGAAGGTTTCCAGAGTACGGGAAGGTGGAGTTTGTTTTCTCCTACGGACCAGAAAAAATCAGAG GTCTGGACCACTTGGAGAACGGGCCAAGTGTTTCTGTGGACTACAACACCCAGGACCCCCTGATCCGCTGGGACTCATACGAGAGCTTCAGCCATCCCAGTGAGGACGCAGTGGACACCGAGAACG aCGTTGGTCATACTCAAGGTCCACTTGATGGAAGTCTTTATGCCCGGGTCCGAAAGAAAGACTCCCTGGAGGGAGTTGTTACCATTAATGGCCTTCCAGTCCTTGAAAACTCCTTGACGAATACAGAGGGCTCATTGCAGCAATCTAACCATCACCTCCAAAAGACTGAGCAGTCCCTTCCAGTGGCAGGCCACACCTCCCTTCCTGCCGTAGATCATACCCTTTCTGTGAGCAGTGACTCAGGAAACTCTACCGCATCAATCAAGACTGATCGAACTGATGAGCACAGCCATTCCCTGCACACAGCTGCAGGTCACAACAACTCAACAACAGCCCACCCAACACTTAGCCCCCAGGAGAAACGAGAACTAGACCAGCTTCTTAGTGGCCTTGAGCCACCGACTCAGCGCCAGGCTTACTTGTCCACATCTACCAGTCCAGGGGGAGGGGTTCGACACCTGGTTCCAGCACAGGTGCATGTCAACGGGGGCCATACCAGGATTCTTAGGGAACCCTCAAAAGAGGAGCGTGAAACTGATATCCTTGACGACGAGCTTCCTAATAGTCAAGAGGGCAACAGCGTTGATAGCTTGGGTACACTCTCATCTTTAGAGGGTCAGGCAACACCAGCGAGCCTCTACTACCAATCACAGACACCTGTTGGTGACCAGAACGACGGGCCATACCTTGAGCGAAACGTTCTTGGGGAAAAGCTGAACGAAATGCCTGTACATGGAGTGCAAACTCCTACAGCAATGCAGGAGAGGTCCGTAGATTCACCATCATCGCAGGTGGGGTACAACAACTACCAAAATGGAGGAGGAATGTACCGTTCACAGTCCATTGGGATTCAGCCACCCAGTAGCCCTGAAACCAACCCTAAAATGATGCCCAAGGCCCCTGAGAGGAGTACCAGTAGTCGAGAGGCAGTTCAAAGAGGTCTTAACCATTGGCACCAGCATAGTCTTCCAGATGATCCCTTTGGGCCTCCTCCTCAGTCAACCCACAGCCTCCCTCATTTCCCAACCTCTGCCTCACAGCGAGACATTGAACAGTCCATAGAGGCACTAAATATGCTAATGCTTGATCTAGATCCAATCAACTCACACATGTCTAAGTCCCACAGTGCACCACCTGGAGATAACACCCTCAGTTCATACCAAATACCATTCTCCCAGACCCTGGCTAGGCCATCCTACCAAGGGGATTCTGCCATCCATGGCTACAACAACTTGGGGTCAATGAACAGCACCTCTCATCAGCGGCAAACTGGGAGGGTCCCAGCAGTGCCAAACCAGAGTCCCGTCACGGAGTCTCCAACATATTCACCCCAAAGGTCCAACACTGGTTACCCATACCAGAACAccaccccaacacacaccccTGAGCCCTACCTCCACCAACGCCAAGCAACCCATCAATATCCCATTGATACTTCTGCTAATCTCAACCAGCAGTCTCCCCAGAAACTAATAAACTCAGCAAGCAGAGTTTCACACTCCCCAGACCTACAGGGGCCATCGCCTTACCCAGGATACAGcacctcttcttctcctcttcctaCCCTCACACCCCAACCCAAGGAAATGTCTTCTTCTCCCTTGCCAAAAGAGCAAGATGCAGAGGAGGAGAATCTGAACTTGGAAGGCCTGGTTGCTCACCGTATCGCTG AGTACAACGCTCGTATTCGGGGCATCAGTGAAAGCATGACATCCCAACAATCTGACCGCCATCGCTCCTATTCCTTCTCTG GAGTTCGTTCCAGAGGAATGACCCCAGAGGGGACGCAGGAGACAGGCAGGCGCCGGACTACGAGCGAGGGACACTACCAGTGCGGTCATGATAACGTCTCGGCGTCTCATTCGCCAGACTTCGCCAACAACCTGGCTCTGAATCCAGGTGGAAGACCCAGAGAG GGTCTTGTGCACAGTTACCGGGAAGCATTTGAGGCTGATGAGATTggtcgccatggcaacagttCCTCTTTTGAAAGCAGTG ctcgATCTACTCCAGGTTTGACGAAGACGCCTCTGTCTGCTCTGGGACTGAAACCTCATCAACAAGGTGAATCAG ACTCTGATTGTAATAATGCGCAGCAAG ATAATCGCAGCACTGGGGACCCGAGACCACAACCATTCACAGTTCCTCTGTCCTTCAGCAGTCCTGTCCACAACACTGACGG aaggAGGACTGGTTCTTCAGACAGCGCCCCCCACAGTCCCGCCTCCCCATACGCCAACAGACCCGTGTCCCCTGAGGGCTCCCAGGTCAGCATCATGGGTGTCCACACGGTCCCCGGCAGCCCGAACACCCTCCACCGCACAGTGGCCACCAACACGCCTCCCAGCCCTGCCCTTCAAAGACGCCTAGGTCAAGCCAGCCCCTCCCTGACCAGACACCAGCCCCCATCCAGCCCTCTGATAGGTCGAAACGCTAAAACCGCAACCGCCGCCGTCCCCGCGAGTCCACTGATGGGGCGGCGCGCGGCGTCGAGCGGCCGCAGCACACCCGATGAGCTGGGGGCTGCCTCTCGTCAGGGGAGCGCCCAGCCGTCTCCCACCCCTGCCTTCCCCGTTTCCCCACAGCTCCCAGAGAAGAGACACATGTCCAGCGGAGACGCAGAGAGGACAGACAACAGGAACCTGACGCCGGCCAGCGGTGGCAGCACGCCAAACCTTTCCGGCACACATACCCTCCCAGACGTCTCCAAGTCCATCTATG atggTTATCCAGACATTAAGATGAATGTTAAGTTTGTCCAGGACACTTCTAGGTTCTGGTACAAGCCAGATATCTCCAGAGAACAAG CCATTAGTCTGTTAAAGGACAGGGAACCGGGGGCATTCATCATTCGGGACAGCCACTCTTTCCGTGGAGCCTACGGTCTGGCCATGAAGGTGGCCTGCCCCCCACCAACTGTCCAGCAAAGCAAAAAAG CTGCCGACATGACCAACGAGCTGGTGAGGCACTTCCTGATTGAGACCAGCCCCAAAGGCGTTCGCCTGAAAGGTTGCCCCAATGAACCCTATTTTG GATGTCTCTCTGCTCTGGTGTACCAACATGCAATGACTCCTCTGGCTCTACCCTGCAAGCTGATGATCCCCACCAAAG ATCCAAATGAAGAGGCGCTGGAACTTGCTACACCTACTGATCCAGCAGTTGAGCTTCTCAAGCAGGGAGCTG TTCAGAAGGTTCCTGAGGAAGCCCATG CATGTAATGTTCTCTTCATCAACTCCGTGGACATGGAGTCACTCACGGGGCCTCAGGCCATTGCCAAGGCCATTAGTCAGACACTGACAACCAACCCACTCCCAGCGGCCACCACTGTCCACTTCAAGGTGTCCATGCAGGGCATCACCCTCACTGACAGCCAGAGAAA AATTTTCTTCCGGCGACATTATCCTCTTACCACAGTTACATACTGTGATTTGGACCCCcaagacagaaa ATGGGTAAAAGAAGGAGGTGGATCAGTAAA GCTTTTTGGGTTCGTTGCAAGGAAACAAGGAAGCACAACGGACAATGTCAGCCACCTGTTTGCTGAGCTGGACCCAGATCAGCCCGCCTCGGCCATCGTCAGCTTTGTCTCCAAGACTCTGAAGCGGTGA